Proteins found in one Sorghum bicolor cultivar BTx623 chromosome 1, Sorghum_bicolor_NCBIv3, whole genome shotgun sequence genomic segment:
- the LOC8065676 gene encoding ABC transporter G family member 50 isoform X3 — MAPKEIGLEMAAEEHRNGSSADNAGEARHSVLLQSSKAGALKRREFVDNLLKCVEDDNLGFLKRQKERIERVGVKLPAIEVTYENLCVEAESGYSGGNQLPTLWNSTKGFFWGFIMLLGLKSDKMKTKILKDVSGIIKPCRLTLLLGPPGCGKSTLLRALAGQHDKSLKVTGAISYNSYRLDEFVPEKTAVYISQYDLHIPDMTVRETLDFSARCQGVGNRAEILEEVSKREKVTGIIPDHDIDLYMKATAVAASEKSLQTDYILKIMGLDICADTMVGDAMKRGISGGQKRRLTTAEMIVGPVKAFFMDEISNGLDSSTTFRIIKCFQQMANINECTMLISLLQPTPEVFDLFDDLILMAEGKIIYHGPQNEARNFFEECGFRCPERKGMADFLQEVLSIKDQRQYWSGTDESYRYISSDQLSNMFRKYQKQRNFEEPNVPQKSKLGKESLSFKKYSLPKLELFKACGARETLLIKRSMFVYAFKTAQLSIVAVITMSVFFQTRMTTDLTHANYYMGALYFSIFIIMLNGIPEMSMQIARLPSFYKQKSYHFYPSWAYAIPASILKVPVSLLCSLVWICITYYGIGYTATTSRFFCQLLILSLLHQSVMAFYRFVASYAQTHILCFFYAFISLLIFLVFGGCILPKSSIPGWLRWGFWTSPLTYAEISICINEFLAPRWQKETMQNKTIGNQILINHGLYYSWNFYWISVGALLGFIILFYMAFGLALAYRRPIEAYYGSMTRKCFSKRQEETDIQKEYDDHANMTQKEKMAMSTKQLALTFHNLNYYVDTPPEMLKLGYPARRLQLLNSITGAFCPGVLSALMGASGAGKTTLLDVLAGRKTGGYIEGDIRIGGYPKVQETFVRILGYCEQADTHSPQLTVAESVAYSAWLRLPSQHNEKTRSEFVDEVLKTVELDQIKDSLVGRPGINGLSLEQRKRLTVAVELVSNPSVILMDEPTTGLDARSAATVIRAVKNISETGRTVVCTIHQPSTDIFEAFDELILMKNGGKIIYNGPIGEQSCKVIEYFEKVSGVPKIQRNCNPATWMMDVTSASMEFQLNIDFASVYQESHLHRNKQELVKQLSSPLPNSENLCFSNRFTQNGWCQFKACLWKQNITYWRSPQYNLNRMVMTTIIALTFGVLYWRHAKILNNEQDLFNVFGAMYMGIVQLGVYNNQSIISFSTTERIVMYREKFAGMYSSWSYSFAQAAIEIPYVLIQALLYTCIVYPTIGYYWTAYKLLLFFYTTFCSILSYVFVGLLLVSVTPNVQVATILGSFFNTMQTLFSGFVLPGPKFPKWWIWLYYLTPTSWVLNSLLTSQYGNIDREVEAFGEIKSVAVFLKDYFGFHQERLSVAAVVITVFPIVLIILYSLSVEKLNFQKR; from the exons ATGGCCCCCAAGGAGATTGGACTGGAGATGGCAGCAGAAGAGCACAGGAATGGATCTTCTGCTGATAATGCTGGAGAGGCGCGCCACAGTGTGTTGCTTCAGAGCAGCAAGGCAGGCGCTCTCAAGAGGCGAGAATTTGTCGACAATCTTCTCAAGTGCGTCGAGGATGACAACCTTGGTTTCCTCAAGAGACAAAAGGAAAGAATTGAGAG GGTTGGTGTGAAGCTGCCGGCAATAGAGGTGACATATGAAAATCTCTGCGTGGAAGCAGAAAGCGGATACTCCGGTGGGAATCAACTACCAACCCTGTGGAACAGCACCAAGGGTTTTTTCTGG GGTTTCATCATGTTGCTCGGGCTAAAGTCTGACAAAATGAAGACAAAAATTCTAAAAGATGTAAGCGGAATCATTAAACCCTGCAG ATTGACTCTTCTACTAGGACCCCCAGGATGCGGTAAGAGCACACTGTTACGAGCTCTTGCTGGCCAACACGATAAATCTCTGAAG GTTACAGGGGCTATTTCTTACAATAGTTACCGACTTGATGAATTTGTACCTGAGAAAACAGCTGTTTATATTAGCCAATATGATTTGCACATACCTGATATGACAGTAAGGGAAACTTTAGATTTCTCTGCCCGGTGCCAAGGTGTTGGAAATAGAGCTG AAATACTCGAGGAGGTGAGCAAAAGGGAGAAGGTGACTGGGATAATACCCGATCATGACATAGATCTATACATGAAG GCAACCGCAGTTGCAGCTTCAGAGAAAAGCCTACAAACAGACTACATTTTGAAG ATCATGGGACTAGACATATGTGCAGACACTATGGTTGGGGATGCAATGAAAAGAGGAATCTCAGGGGGTCAAAAGAGAAGACTAACAACAG CGGAGATGATTGTCGGACCAGTGAAAGCTTTTTTCATGGATGAAATATCCAATGGCTTGGATAGCTCTACTACTTTCCGAATAATCAAGTGCTTTCAGCAAATGGCAAACATCAATGAATGCACCATGCTTATTTCACTTCTTCAACCAACTCCCGAGGtatttgatctatttgatgACCTGATATTGATGGCAGAAGGAAAGATTATCTACCATGGCCCTCAAAACGAAGCTCGCAATTTTTTTGAGGAATGTGGCTTCAGATGCCCAGAGAGAAAAGGGATGGCTGACTTTCTCCAGGAG GTATTGTCCATAAAAGACCAAAGGCAATACTGGTCTGGTACAGATGAATCTTACAGATACATTTCTTCTGATCAATTATCAAACATGTTCAGAAAATATCAGAAACAGAGAAATTTTGAAGAGCCTAATGTACCTCAGAAAAGCAAGTTGGGCAAGGAATCTTTATCATTCAAAAAGTATTCACTACCCAAACTGGAACTGTTCAAAGCATGTGGAGCAAGGGAAACACTCCTGATCAAAAGGAGTATGTTTGTTTATGCCTTCAAAACTGCACAG CTTTCTATAGTTGCAGTCATTACAATGTCTGTATTCTTCCAAACTCGTATGACAACAGATTTAACTCATGCAAATTACTATATGGGAGCATTATATTTTTCCATCTTCATCATTATGCTAAATGGCATACCAGAGATGAGCATGCAAATTGCAAGACTACCAAGTTTTTACAAGCAAAAAAGTTATCATTTTTATCCTTCATGGGCATATGCAATACCTGCATCAATTTTGAAGGTCCCTGTCTCCTTGTTATGCTCGCTTGTATGGATATGCATCACTTATTATGGTATTGGTTATACAGCTACAACTTCCAG GTTCTTCTGCCAGTTACTGATACTTTCTCTTCTCCATCAATCAGTAATGGCGTTCTATCGATTTGTCGCTTCTTATGCTCAAACACATATTTTGTGTTTCTTCTATGCATTTATTTCCCTATTAATCTTCCTAGTGTTTGGAGGCTGCATTCTTCCCAAAT CCTCTATACCAGGATGGTTAAGGTGGGGATTTTGGACATCTCCATTGACCTATGCAGAAATCAGCATATGCATAAATGAATTCCTTGCACCAAGATGGCAAAAG GAAACCATGCAGAATAAAACAATAGGGAACCAAATATTGATAAATCATGGCCTCTACTACAGTTGGAATTTTTATTGGATATCTGTTGGAGCCCTACttggattcatcattttgttctaCATGGCTTTTGGACTAGCACTAGCTTATAGAAGGC CTATAGAAGCATATTATGGAAGCATGACTAGAAAGTGCTTTTCTAAAAGACAGGAAGAGACTGATATCCAAAAAGAATATGATGATCATGCAAACATGACTCAAAAAG AAAAGATGGCTATGTCTACTAAGCAACTTGCGCTTACGTTCCACAATCTGAACTACTATGTTGACACACCACCG GAAATGCTAAAACTAGGCTACCCAGCTAGAAGACTTCAATTACTAAACAGCATCACTGGTGCATTCTGTCCAGGTGTTCTTTCTGCATTAATGGGTGCTAGTGGAGCTGGGAAGACAACTCTACTAGATGTATTGGCAGGAAGGAAAACTGGAGGATATATTGAAGGAGACATAAGAATAGGTGGATATCCCAAGGTTCAAGAAACATTTGTCAGAATCTTAGGTTATTGCGAGCAAGCGGACACACATTCTCCACAACTTACAGTTGCAGAATCTGTAGCATATTCAGCTTGGCTTCGCCTGCCTTCGCAGCATAATGAAAAAACAAGATCT GAATTTGTGGATGAAGTCCTCAAAACTGTTGAGTTAGATCAAATAAAAGATTCTTTAGTCGGGAGGCCAGGAATAAATGGATTGTCCTTGGAGCAGAGGAAAAGGTTAACAGTTGCTGTCGAACTTGTCTCAAACCCATCAGTCATACTAATGGATGAACCAACTACAGGATTAGATGCTAGATCAGCTGCAACTGTTATACGTGCAGTGAAAAATATTTCTGAAACAGGAAGGACAGTTGTGTGTACAATCCATCAGCCTAGCACTGACATTTTCGAGGCATTTGATGAG ctTATATTGATGAAAAATGGTGGGAAAATAATCTACAATGGGCCAATAGGAGAGCAATCTTGCAAAGTGATTGAGTACTTTGAG AAAGTTTCTGGTGTCCCAAAAATACAGAGAAATTGCAACCCTGCTACTTGGATGATGGACGTAACATCAGCCTCCATGGAGTTTCAGCTCAATATAGACTTTGCAAGTGTCTACCAAGAATCACATTTGCATAG GAACAAACAAGAGCTTGTTAAGCAACTAAGTAGTCCACTGCCAAATTCAGAAAACCTATGTTTCTCAAATCGTTTCACACAGAATGGATGGTGTCAATTTAAAGCATGCTTATGGAAACAGAACATAACTTACTGGAGAAGCCCTCAATATAATTTGAATCGTATGGTGATGACAACAATAATAGCCTTGACCTTTGGAGTATTGTACTGGAGGCATGCAAAGATATT AAACAATGAGCAGGATCTATTCAATGTTTTTGGTGCAATGTATATGGGCATTGTACAACTTGGTGTTTACAATAACCAGTCAATAATATCATTCAGTACAACAGAGCGCATTGTAATGTATCGTGAGAAATTTGCAGGAATGTATTCTTCCTGGTCATACTCATTTGCACAG GCTGCAATAGAGATCCCTTATGTACTTATCCAAGCATTACTCTACACATGCATCGTCTACCCAACAATTGGCTATTATTGGACAGCATACAAACTCCTATTGTTCTTCTACACCACCTTTTGCTCAATTCTTTCTTATGTTTTTGTCGGATTGCTGCTTGTTTCAGTAACTCCAAATGTTCAAGTTGCCACCATACTGGGATCATTTTTTAACACAATGCAGACCCTATTCTCGGGATTTGTTTTACCTGGACCT AAATTCCCAAAGTGGTGGATCTGGCTCTATTACCTTACACCTACATCTTGGGTACTCAATTCCCTGCTGACCTCCCAGTACGGAAATATAGACAGAGAGGTCGAAGCATTTGGAGAGATTAAAAGTGTTGCTGTTTTCTTGAAAGACTATTTCGGGTTTCATCAAGAAAGGTTGAGCGTAGCAGCTGTTGTTATCACTGTTTTCCCTATTGTACTGATTATCCTATACTCTCTGTCAGTTGAAAAATTGAACTTCCAAAAGAGGTAA
- the LOC8065676 gene encoding ABC transporter G family member 50 isoform X5, whose translation MAPKEIGLEMAAEEHRNGSSADNAGEARHSVLLQSSKAGALKRREFVDNLLKCVEDDNLGFLKRQKERIERVGVKLPAIEVTYENLCVEAESGYSGGNQLPTLWNSTKGFFWGFIMLLGLKSDKMKTKILKDVSGIIKPCRLTLLLGPPGCGKSTLLRALAGQHDKSLKVTGAISYNSYRLDEFVPEKTAVYISQYDLHIPDMTVRETLDFSARCQGVGNRAEILEEVSKREKVTGIIPDHDIDLYMKATAVAASEKSLQTDYILKIMGLDICADTMVGDAMKRGISGGQKRRLTTAEMIVGPVKAFFMDEISNGLDSSTTFRIIKCFQQMANINECTMLISLLQPTPEVFDLFDDLILMAEGKIIYHGPQNEARNFFEECGFRCPERKGMADFLQEVLSIKDQRQYWSGTDESYRYISSDQLSNMFRKYQKQRNFEEPNVPQKSKLGKESLSFKKYSLPKLELFKACGARETLLIKRSMFVYAFKTAQLSIVAVITMSVFFQTRMTTDLTHANYYMGALYFSIFIIMLNGIPEMSMQIARLPSFYKQKSYHFYPSWAYAIPASILKVPVSLLCSLVWICITYYGIGYTATTSRFFCQLLILSLLHQSVMAFYRFVASYAQTHILCFFYAFISLLIFLVFGGCILPKCKTTIIIEDTFAEHLHHLTLVIYYLHVPASIPGWLRWGFWTSPLTYAEISICINEFLAPRWQKETMQNKTIGNQILINHGLYYSWNFYWISVGALLGFIILFYMAFGLALAYRRPIEAYYGSMTRKCFSKRQEETDIQKEYDDHANMTQKEKMAMSTKQLALTFHNLNYYVDTPPEMLKLGYPARRLQLLNSITGAFCPGVLSALMGASGAGKTTLLDVLAGRKTGGYIEGDIRIGGYPKVQETFVRILGYCEQADTHSPQLTVAESVAYSAWLRLPSQHNEKTRSEFVDEVLKTVELDQIKDSLVGRPGINGLSLEQRKRLTVAVELVSNPSVILMDEPTTGLDARSAATVIRAVKNISETGRTVVCTIHQPSTDIFEAFDELILMKNGGKIIYNGPIGEQSCKVIEYFESRHACTHQQVLHRHIGDLRQPQQLWHQQRLPLATCR comes from the exons ATGGCCCCCAAGGAGATTGGACTGGAGATGGCAGCAGAAGAGCACAGGAATGGATCTTCTGCTGATAATGCTGGAGAGGCGCGCCACAGTGTGTTGCTTCAGAGCAGCAAGGCAGGCGCTCTCAAGAGGCGAGAATTTGTCGACAATCTTCTCAAGTGCGTCGAGGATGACAACCTTGGTTTCCTCAAGAGACAAAAGGAAAGAATTGAGAG GGTTGGTGTGAAGCTGCCGGCAATAGAGGTGACATATGAAAATCTCTGCGTGGAAGCAGAAAGCGGATACTCCGGTGGGAATCAACTACCAACCCTGTGGAACAGCACCAAGGGTTTTTTCTGG GGTTTCATCATGTTGCTCGGGCTAAAGTCTGACAAAATGAAGACAAAAATTCTAAAAGATGTAAGCGGAATCATTAAACCCTGCAG ATTGACTCTTCTACTAGGACCCCCAGGATGCGGTAAGAGCACACTGTTACGAGCTCTTGCTGGCCAACACGATAAATCTCTGAAG GTTACAGGGGCTATTTCTTACAATAGTTACCGACTTGATGAATTTGTACCTGAGAAAACAGCTGTTTATATTAGCCAATATGATTTGCACATACCTGATATGACAGTAAGGGAAACTTTAGATTTCTCTGCCCGGTGCCAAGGTGTTGGAAATAGAGCTG AAATACTCGAGGAGGTGAGCAAAAGGGAGAAGGTGACTGGGATAATACCCGATCATGACATAGATCTATACATGAAG GCAACCGCAGTTGCAGCTTCAGAGAAAAGCCTACAAACAGACTACATTTTGAAG ATCATGGGACTAGACATATGTGCAGACACTATGGTTGGGGATGCAATGAAAAGAGGAATCTCAGGGGGTCAAAAGAGAAGACTAACAACAG CGGAGATGATTGTCGGACCAGTGAAAGCTTTTTTCATGGATGAAATATCCAATGGCTTGGATAGCTCTACTACTTTCCGAATAATCAAGTGCTTTCAGCAAATGGCAAACATCAATGAATGCACCATGCTTATTTCACTTCTTCAACCAACTCCCGAGGtatttgatctatttgatgACCTGATATTGATGGCAGAAGGAAAGATTATCTACCATGGCCCTCAAAACGAAGCTCGCAATTTTTTTGAGGAATGTGGCTTCAGATGCCCAGAGAGAAAAGGGATGGCTGACTTTCTCCAGGAG GTATTGTCCATAAAAGACCAAAGGCAATACTGGTCTGGTACAGATGAATCTTACAGATACATTTCTTCTGATCAATTATCAAACATGTTCAGAAAATATCAGAAACAGAGAAATTTTGAAGAGCCTAATGTACCTCAGAAAAGCAAGTTGGGCAAGGAATCTTTATCATTCAAAAAGTATTCACTACCCAAACTGGAACTGTTCAAAGCATGTGGAGCAAGGGAAACACTCCTGATCAAAAGGAGTATGTTTGTTTATGCCTTCAAAACTGCACAG CTTTCTATAGTTGCAGTCATTACAATGTCTGTATTCTTCCAAACTCGTATGACAACAGATTTAACTCATGCAAATTACTATATGGGAGCATTATATTTTTCCATCTTCATCATTATGCTAAATGGCATACCAGAGATGAGCATGCAAATTGCAAGACTACCAAGTTTTTACAAGCAAAAAAGTTATCATTTTTATCCTTCATGGGCATATGCAATACCTGCATCAATTTTGAAGGTCCCTGTCTCCTTGTTATGCTCGCTTGTATGGATATGCATCACTTATTATGGTATTGGTTATACAGCTACAACTTCCAG GTTCTTCTGCCAGTTACTGATACTTTCTCTTCTCCATCAATCAGTAATGGCGTTCTATCGATTTGTCGCTTCTTATGCTCAAACACATATTTTGTGTTTCTTCTATGCATTTATTTCCCTATTAATCTTCCTAGTGTTTGGAGGCTGCATTCTTCCCAAATGTAAGACAACTATCATCATAGAAGACACATTTGCAGAGCATCTACATCACTTAACACTTGTTATATACTACCTTCATGTTCCAGCCTCTATACCAGGATGGTTAAGGTGGGGATTTTGGACATCTCCATTGACCTATGCAGAAATCAGCATATGCATAAATGAATTCCTTGCACCAAGATGGCAAAAG GAAACCATGCAGAATAAAACAATAGGGAACCAAATATTGATAAATCATGGCCTCTACTACAGTTGGAATTTTTATTGGATATCTGTTGGAGCCCTACttggattcatcattttgttctaCATGGCTTTTGGACTAGCACTAGCTTATAGAAGGC CTATAGAAGCATATTATGGAAGCATGACTAGAAAGTGCTTTTCTAAAAGACAGGAAGAGACTGATATCCAAAAAGAATATGATGATCATGCAAACATGACTCAAAAAG AAAAGATGGCTATGTCTACTAAGCAACTTGCGCTTACGTTCCACAATCTGAACTACTATGTTGACACACCACCG GAAATGCTAAAACTAGGCTACCCAGCTAGAAGACTTCAATTACTAAACAGCATCACTGGTGCATTCTGTCCAGGTGTTCTTTCTGCATTAATGGGTGCTAGTGGAGCTGGGAAGACAACTCTACTAGATGTATTGGCAGGAAGGAAAACTGGAGGATATATTGAAGGAGACATAAGAATAGGTGGATATCCCAAGGTTCAAGAAACATTTGTCAGAATCTTAGGTTATTGCGAGCAAGCGGACACACATTCTCCACAACTTACAGTTGCAGAATCTGTAGCATATTCAGCTTGGCTTCGCCTGCCTTCGCAGCATAATGAAAAAACAAGATCT GAATTTGTGGATGAAGTCCTCAAAACTGTTGAGTTAGATCAAATAAAAGATTCTTTAGTCGGGAGGCCAGGAATAAATGGATTGTCCTTGGAGCAGAGGAAAAGGTTAACAGTTGCTGTCGAACTTGTCTCAAACCCATCAGTCATACTAATGGATGAACCAACTACAGGATTAGATGCTAGATCAGCTGCAACTGTTATACGTGCAGTGAAAAATATTTCTGAAACAGGAAGGACAGTTGTGTGTACAATCCATCAGCCTAGCACTGACATTTTCGAGGCATTTGATGAG ctTATATTGATGAAAAATGGTGGGAAAATAATCTACAATGGGCCAATAGGAGAGCAATCTTGCAAAGTGATTGAGTACTTTGAG TCACGCCACGCATGCACGCACCAACAAGTACTTCATAGGCATATTGGTGACCTGAGGCAACCCCAGCAGCTGTGGCATCAACAGCGCTTGCCGCTTGCAACTTGCCGCTAG
- the LOC8065676 gene encoding ABC transporter G family member 50 isoform X4, whose amino-acid sequence MTVRETLDFSARCQGVGNRAEILEEVSKREKVTGIIPDHDIDLYMKATAVAASEKSLQTDYILKIMGLDICADTMVGDAMKRGISGGQKRRLTTAEMIVGPVKAFFMDEISNGLDSSTTFRIIKCFQQMANINECTMLISLLQPTPEVFDLFDDLILMAEGKIIYHGPQNEARNFFEECGFRCPERKGMADFLQEVLSIKDQRQYWSGTDESYRYISSDQLSNMFRKYQKQRNFEEPNVPQKSKLGKESLSFKKYSLPKLELFKACGARETLLIKRSMFVYAFKTAQLSIVAVITMSVFFQTRMTTDLTHANYYMGALYFSIFIIMLNGIPEMSMQIARLPSFYKQKSYHFYPSWAYAIPASILKVPVSLLCSLVWICITYYGIGYTATTSRFFCQLLILSLLHQSVMAFYRFVASYAQTHILCFFYAFISLLIFLVFGGCILPKCKTTIIIEDTFAEHLHHLTLVIYYLHVPASIPGWLRWGFWTSPLTYAEISICINEFLAPRWQKETMQNKTIGNQILINHGLYYSWNFYWISVGALLGFIILFYMAFGLALAYRRPIEAYYGSMTRKCFSKRQEETDIQKEYDDHANMTQKEKMAMSTKQLALTFHNLNYYVDTPPEMLKLGYPARRLQLLNSITGAFCPGVLSALMGASGAGKTTLLDVLAGRKTGGYIEGDIRIGGYPKVQETFVRILGYCEQADTHSPQLTVAESVAYSAWLRLPSQHNEKTRSEFVDEVLKTVELDQIKDSLVGRPGINGLSLEQRKRLTVAVELVSNPSVILMDEPTTGLDARSAATVIRAVKNISETGRTVVCTIHQPSTDIFEAFDELILMKNGGKIIYNGPIGEQSCKVIEYFEKVSGVPKIQRNCNPATWMMDVTSASMEFQLNIDFASVYQESHLHRNKQELVKQLSSPLPNSENLCFSNRFTQNGWCQFKACLWKQNITYWRSPQYNLNRMVMTTIIALTFGVLYWRHAKILNNEQDLFNVFGAMYMGIVQLGVYNNQSIISFSTTERIVMYREKFAGMYSSWSYSFAQAAIEIPYVLIQALLYTCIVYPTIGYYWTAYKLLLFFYTTFCSILSYVFVGLLLVSVTPNVQVATILGSFFNTMQTLFSGFVLPGPKFPKWWIWLYYLTPTSWVLNSLLTSQYGNIDREVEAFGEIKSVAVFLKDYFGFHQERLSVAAVVITVFPIVLIILYSLSVEKLNFQKR is encoded by the exons ATGACAGTAAGGGAAACTTTAGATTTCTCTGCCCGGTGCCAAGGTGTTGGAAATAGAGCTG AAATACTCGAGGAGGTGAGCAAAAGGGAGAAGGTGACTGGGATAATACCCGATCATGACATAGATCTATACATGAAG GCAACCGCAGTTGCAGCTTCAGAGAAAAGCCTACAAACAGACTACATTTTGAAG ATCATGGGACTAGACATATGTGCAGACACTATGGTTGGGGATGCAATGAAAAGAGGAATCTCAGGGGGTCAAAAGAGAAGACTAACAACAG CGGAGATGATTGTCGGACCAGTGAAAGCTTTTTTCATGGATGAAATATCCAATGGCTTGGATAGCTCTACTACTTTCCGAATAATCAAGTGCTTTCAGCAAATGGCAAACATCAATGAATGCACCATGCTTATTTCACTTCTTCAACCAACTCCCGAGGtatttgatctatttgatgACCTGATATTGATGGCAGAAGGAAAGATTATCTACCATGGCCCTCAAAACGAAGCTCGCAATTTTTTTGAGGAATGTGGCTTCAGATGCCCAGAGAGAAAAGGGATGGCTGACTTTCTCCAGGAG GTATTGTCCATAAAAGACCAAAGGCAATACTGGTCTGGTACAGATGAATCTTACAGATACATTTCTTCTGATCAATTATCAAACATGTTCAGAAAATATCAGAAACAGAGAAATTTTGAAGAGCCTAATGTACCTCAGAAAAGCAAGTTGGGCAAGGAATCTTTATCATTCAAAAAGTATTCACTACCCAAACTGGAACTGTTCAAAGCATGTGGAGCAAGGGAAACACTCCTGATCAAAAGGAGTATGTTTGTTTATGCCTTCAAAACTGCACAG CTTTCTATAGTTGCAGTCATTACAATGTCTGTATTCTTCCAAACTCGTATGACAACAGATTTAACTCATGCAAATTACTATATGGGAGCATTATATTTTTCCATCTTCATCATTATGCTAAATGGCATACCAGAGATGAGCATGCAAATTGCAAGACTACCAAGTTTTTACAAGCAAAAAAGTTATCATTTTTATCCTTCATGGGCATATGCAATACCTGCATCAATTTTGAAGGTCCCTGTCTCCTTGTTATGCTCGCTTGTATGGATATGCATCACTTATTATGGTATTGGTTATACAGCTACAACTTCCAG GTTCTTCTGCCAGTTACTGATACTTTCTCTTCTCCATCAATCAGTAATGGCGTTCTATCGATTTGTCGCTTCTTATGCTCAAACACATATTTTGTGTTTCTTCTATGCATTTATTTCCCTATTAATCTTCCTAGTGTTTGGAGGCTGCATTCTTCCCAAATGTAAGACAACTATCATCATAGAAGACACATTTGCAGAGCATCTACATCACTTAACACTTGTTATATACTACCTTCATGTTCCAGCCTCTATACCAGGATGGTTAAGGTGGGGATTTTGGACATCTCCATTGACCTATGCAGAAATCAGCATATGCATAAATGAATTCCTTGCACCAAGATGGCAAAAG GAAACCATGCAGAATAAAACAATAGGGAACCAAATATTGATAAATCATGGCCTCTACTACAGTTGGAATTTTTATTGGATATCTGTTGGAGCCCTACttggattcatcattttgttctaCATGGCTTTTGGACTAGCACTAGCTTATAGAAGGC CTATAGAAGCATATTATGGAAGCATGACTAGAAAGTGCTTTTCTAAAAGACAGGAAGAGACTGATATCCAAAAAGAATATGATGATCATGCAAACATGACTCAAAAAG AAAAGATGGCTATGTCTACTAAGCAACTTGCGCTTACGTTCCACAATCTGAACTACTATGTTGACACACCACCG GAAATGCTAAAACTAGGCTACCCAGCTAGAAGACTTCAATTACTAAACAGCATCACTGGTGCATTCTGTCCAGGTGTTCTTTCTGCATTAATGGGTGCTAGTGGAGCTGGGAAGACAACTCTACTAGATGTATTGGCAGGAAGGAAAACTGGAGGATATATTGAAGGAGACATAAGAATAGGTGGATATCCCAAGGTTCAAGAAACATTTGTCAGAATCTTAGGTTATTGCGAGCAAGCGGACACACATTCTCCACAACTTACAGTTGCAGAATCTGTAGCATATTCAGCTTGGCTTCGCCTGCCTTCGCAGCATAATGAAAAAACAAGATCT GAATTTGTGGATGAAGTCCTCAAAACTGTTGAGTTAGATCAAATAAAAGATTCTTTAGTCGGGAGGCCAGGAATAAATGGATTGTCCTTGGAGCAGAGGAAAAGGTTAACAGTTGCTGTCGAACTTGTCTCAAACCCATCAGTCATACTAATGGATGAACCAACTACAGGATTAGATGCTAGATCAGCTGCAACTGTTATACGTGCAGTGAAAAATATTTCTGAAACAGGAAGGACAGTTGTGTGTACAATCCATCAGCCTAGCACTGACATTTTCGAGGCATTTGATGAG ctTATATTGATGAAAAATGGTGGGAAAATAATCTACAATGGGCCAATAGGAGAGCAATCTTGCAAAGTGATTGAGTACTTTGAG AAAGTTTCTGGTGTCCCAAAAATACAGAGAAATTGCAACCCTGCTACTTGGATGATGGACGTAACATCAGCCTCCATGGAGTTTCAGCTCAATATAGACTTTGCAAGTGTCTACCAAGAATCACATTTGCATAG GAACAAACAAGAGCTTGTTAAGCAACTAAGTAGTCCACTGCCAAATTCAGAAAACCTATGTTTCTCAAATCGTTTCACACAGAATGGATGGTGTCAATTTAAAGCATGCTTATGGAAACAGAACATAACTTACTGGAGAAGCCCTCAATATAATTTGAATCGTATGGTGATGACAACAATAATAGCCTTGACCTTTGGAGTATTGTACTGGAGGCATGCAAAGATATT AAACAATGAGCAGGATCTATTCAATGTTTTTGGTGCAATGTATATGGGCATTGTACAACTTGGTGTTTACAATAACCAGTCAATAATATCATTCAGTACAACAGAGCGCATTGTAATGTATCGTGAGAAATTTGCAGGAATGTATTCTTCCTGGTCATACTCATTTGCACAG GCTGCAATAGAGATCCCTTATGTACTTATCCAAGCATTACTCTACACATGCATCGTCTACCCAACAATTGGCTATTATTGGACAGCATACAAACTCCTATTGTTCTTCTACACCACCTTTTGCTCAATTCTTTCTTATGTTTTTGTCGGATTGCTGCTTGTTTCAGTAACTCCAAATGTTCAAGTTGCCACCATACTGGGATCATTTTTTAACACAATGCAGACCCTATTCTCGGGATTTGTTTTACCTGGACCT AAATTCCCAAAGTGGTGGATCTGGCTCTATTACCTTACACCTACATCTTGGGTACTCAATTCCCTGCTGACCTCCCAGTACGGAAATATAGACAGAGAGGTCGAAGCATTTGGAGAGATTAAAAGTGTTGCTGTTTTCTTGAAAGACTATTTCGGGTTTCATCAAGAAAGGTTGAGCGTAGCAGCTGTTGTTATCACTGTTTTCCCTATTGTACTGATTATCCTATACTCTCTGTCAGTTGAAAAATTGAACTTCCAAAAGAGGTAA